Part of the Streptomyces sp. RFCAC02 genome is shown below.
GGCGACCTCATCACCAGCGGCACCACCGTCCCCGCCGGGGTGGAGATGAACGACGAGGCGGCCCGCGCCTATGTCGAGGCCGCGTTCAACGTCGTCCGCGACGCCGGCGACCACGCGGACGCCATCCTCGGCAAGGACTTCCCCGGCCACGCGGCCCACAAGGACCTGCAGGGCGCGATCGCCGACACGACCCTCGCCTACCTGAACATGATCACCAAGCCGGACGCGGAGACCAGCGAGTTCTTCGCGGGCGCCGGCATCGGCGACTTCACCGACCCCGACCTGCTCGGGAACGACTACCGCTACTCGTTCGACCTCGACCAGGACGACCGCTCCAGCCTGTTCCAACTGCTCGGCCAGATGGACAAGGACGTCCAGGACACCTTCTCCACGGGCGTCGCCGCGTGGCAGGAGACCACCGCCTACAACGCGTTCGTGCGCGAGCAGCAGACCGGTGACGGGCAGGACGACGCGTTCGCCGCCATCGGCCGCGCCGAGGGCCTGATGAAGCGCGCCGAACTCGACCTGAACATCGAGCCGGCGGCCAGCGCCCGTACCCAGTCCAACCTGGTCGGCGGGCTCGCCGCCGCCGGCTCCATCGTGAAGGACACCCTCTCCCTCACCCCGGCCGGCAAGGCCGCCATCATCGCCACCACCTACGGCATCGCGTCGGTCGTCCGCCTGGAACTGCCGCCCACCACGCCGCCGGACACCTCAGGGGAGGAGGCCCAGGCCTACCGCAACGGCGATACCATCCCCCGGCGCCTCATCGCGGAGGCCGCCCTGCAGGCCGACTACCGTGGCCTGGGAGACTCCGAACTGCCCGACCCCACCGACAAGAACCTCAACGAGTCGGACATGCTCCGCCAGGTCGAACGGCTGGAGCACGAGTACGACGCCTACCGGGACGCCATGCGTGAGGCGTACCGCGGCGAGGTGTACAGCCGCACTCCCTAGCAGAACACCAGGAAGCCAGGACCGTATGACCGCACCCACCCCGACCACCGTCTTCCGGCGCCCGGCCCGGGCGCCGCGCCCGACGGTGCCGGAGAGCGACCTCGTCCTCAAGGCGCCTCCGGAACTGCCCCAGCCGGAGGACGCCAACATATGGATGACGGCGCTCCCGGCACTCAGCGGTCTCGGCTCGGTCCTCTACATGCTGACGATGGGCCGCGGCGCGATCGGCTACATCGTCGGCAGCATGTTCCTCGTGTCCTGCCTGGCCATGGTCATCGGCTCGATCATGCGGCAGCGCGGGTCGGGCAAGGCCCAGGCACGGCACGACCGCCGTGAGTACCTGCGCTACCTGGAACGGACCAGGGCCGAGGTCCGCCGCACCGCGTCCGCCCAGCGCACCGCGCTCCAGTGGAGCTCGCCGCCCCCCGGCACCCTGTGGGCCGTGGCGGCGAGCCGCCGCCTGTGGGAACGCCGCGCCATCGACAACGACTTCGGCGTCGTGCGGATCGGCACAGGACCCCGCTACCTCGCCACGCCCCTGGTGCCCGGCGAGTCGGCGCCCGTCGAGGACCTCGACCCGCTGTGCGCCGTCGCGCTGAAGCGCTTCATCGACGCCCACTCCGTCGTCCCCGACCTGCCCGTGCAGGTGGCCCTGCGCCGTTTCGCCTCGGTGTCCGTCAGGTCGGACGACGACCCGGAGGCGGCGCGCGCGCTGTTCCGCGCCGTGATCGCGCAGGCCGTCACGTTCCACTCGCCGCGCGACCTGCGGGTGATCGTGTGCACGAAGGACATCGAGGGCGAGCGCTGGAACTGGCTCAAGTGGCTCCCGCACACCCACCACCCCGATGAGCTGGACCACGTCGGGCCCGTCCGCATGATGCACCCGAGCCTCGCCGTCCTGGAGGACTGGCTCGGCGCCGAACTGACCCGCCGCACCCGCTTCAACCGCGCGGCGGAGCCCGAGCCGGACATGCCGCACCTCCTCGTCGTCATCGACGGCGGGCTCATCACCGGCAGCGAGGCGCTCCTCGACCCGGGCGGCCTCCAGGGCGTCACCGTCCTCGACGTGGACGGCCGCTCCGCCGCGCTCACCGAGGCCCACGGCGCGCTGCTCGAAATTGACGCCGACGGCACCCTGTCCGTCCGCGCCGGCGAGACCACCGACATCCTCGGCACCGCCGACGCCCTGTCCGCCGCCGAGGCCGACGCGCTGGCGGGCCAGCTCGCCCGGTTCCGCGCGGACACGGCCACCAGCGGCGAGGGCGAGGACCTCACCACAGCCGTCAACACCCTCCCGGCCCTCCTCGGCATCCCCGACCCGGGCCACCTCGACCTGGAGACCCTGTGGCGGCCCCGTCCGATGCGCGACCGCCTCCAGGTACCCATCGGCGTCTCCGCCGAGGGCGGGCTCCTCGAACTCGACATCAAGGAGTCCGCGCAGAACGGCATGGGGCCGCACGGCCTCCTCGTCGGCGCCACCGGCTCCGGCAAGTCGGAGCTGCTGCGCACCCTCGTCCTCGGCATGGCCGTGACGCACTCCAGCGACCAGCTCAACTTCGTGCTGGTCGACTTCAAGGGCGGCGCGACGTTCGCCGGCATGGCCGAACTCCCGCACGTCGCCGCCGTCATCACCAACCTGGAGGACGACCTCACGCTGGTCGACCGCATGAAGGAGGCCCTGTCCGGCGAGATGAACCGCCGGCAGGAGGTCCTGCGCGACGCCGGCAACCTCGTCTCCGTCCGCGACTACGAGCGCGCCCGCCAGCGCGGCGCCGCGCTCCCGCCGCTGCCCAGCCTCTTCATCGTCGTCGACGAGTTCTCCGAGCTGCTGGCGCAGAAGCCGGACTTCGCCGACCTGTTCGTGCAGATAGGCCGCCTGGGCCGGTCCCTCGGCCTGCACCTGCTGCTCGCCTCGCAGCGCCTGGACGAGGGCAAGATGCGCGGCCTTGAGGCGCACCTGTCGTACCGCGTGGGCCTGCGCACGTTCTCCGAGTCGGAGAGCCGCACCGCCATCGGCGTGCCCGACGCCAACCACCTCCCGAGCGCCCCGGGCCACGGCTACCTGCGCACCGACACGACGACGCTGCGGCGCTTCCGCGCCGCGTACGTGTCCGGTCCGTACCGCCAGGGCGAGGACAGCGGCAGCGCCGCGCTCGGCGGCGGCGTGACGATCCGCCCGTTCCCCGCGCGCTACGTGCCCGTCCCGGCCGGGCTCGTCCCGGACGAGCCGGAGCCCGAGCCGTCCGAGCCGGACGACTTCGCCGACAACGAGGAGCTGGGCACCACCATCATCGGCGTCATGGTCGAGCAGATGACCGGCCAGGGCGCCCAGGCGCACCAGGTGTGGCTGCCGCCCCTCGACGTCCCCGAGCCGCTCGACGCGCTCCTCACCGACCTGCGGGAACGCCCGGGGCGCGGCTTCGGCTCCTCGCCCGCGACGCCGCCGCTGCAGCCCGTCATCGGCATCGTGGACCGGCCGTTCCATCAGCGCCGCGACCCGTTCACGCTCGACCTCACGGGCGCCGGCGGCCACATCGCCATCGTCGGCGGTCCGCACAGCGGCAAGTCGACGGCCGTCCGCAGCCTCATCGCGTCGCTCGCGCTGCGCCACACGCCCGAGGAGGTGCAGTTCTACTGCCTGGACTTCTCCGGCACCCTGTTCCCGTTCGCCCGCCTGCCGCACGTCGGCGGTGTCGCGAGTCGGCTGGACGCCGAGGTCGTCAACCGCACCGTCGCCGAGGTGCTGGCCATCATGGAGAGCCGGGAGACGCGGTTCCGCGACCTCGGCGTCGACTCCATGGCGGACTACCGCGAGGCGCGCGCGTCCGGCCGGGTCACCGACGACCCGCACGGCGACATCTTCCTCGTCGTGGACGGCTGGGCCGTCCTCCGGCAGAGCTACCCGGACCTCGAACAGCTCCTCATGGGCACCGCGGGCCGCATGCTCACCTACGGCATCCACCTCGTCGTCACCGGCAACCGCTGGCTCGACATGCGCATGGGCATGCGCGACCTCATCGGCACCAAGGTCGAGCTGAAGCTCGGCGACGCCCTCGACTCCGAGGTCGACCGCAAGATCCAGCGCACCATCCCCGCCGGGCGCCCGGGGCGCGGCATCACCGGCGAGAAGCTGCACTTCCTCACCGCCATGCCGCGCGTCGACGGCGTACGGTCCGGCAGCGGCGTCTCCGAGGGCGTCACCGACCTCATCGACCGCGTCGAACGCGCCTGGACCGGCGCCCGCGCCCCCCGCGTGCGTCTCCTGCCCACCACCCTCGCGCTCACCGAACTGCCCGCCGCGCCCACGCCGGGCGGCATCACGATCGGCCTGGAGGGCAACCGCCTGGAACCCGTCGTGTTCACGCCGGGCGAGGAGGCGGGCCTCATCGTCATCGGCGACACCGAGAGCGGCAAGACGGGCCTGCTGCGGTCCATCGCCCACCAGGTCGTCGCCGCCTATCCGCCCGACCGCGGCAAGCTGATCATCCTCGACCACGGCATGACGATGCTGCGGGAGTTCGACGGCCCGAGCCTGCTCGGCTACTCCACGACGCACGAGCGGTCCATGGAGATCCTCGCCGGTCTCGCCGAGGGCCTGAAGAAGCGCATCCCCGGCAGCGACGTGACGCCCGAGCAGCTCCGCGACCGCTCCTGGTGGACCGGCCCCGAGATCTTCGTCATCGTCGACGACTACGATCTCGTCACCACCTCCGCGGGGAACCCGCTGCGGTACCTCCTCGACAACCTCCCGCAGGCCCGCGGCATGGGCTTCCACATCTACCTCGCACGCCAGGCCGGCGGCGCGTCGCGCGCCATCGCCGACCCGATCATCAGCCGCATG
Proteins encoded:
- the eccCa gene encoding type VII secretion protein EccCa; translated protein: MTAPTPTTVFRRPARAPRPTVPESDLVLKAPPELPQPEDANIWMTALPALSGLGSVLYMLTMGRGAIGYIVGSMFLVSCLAMVIGSIMRQRGSGKAQARHDRREYLRYLERTRAEVRRTASAQRTALQWSSPPPGTLWAVAASRRLWERRAIDNDFGVVRIGTGPRYLATPLVPGESAPVEDLDPLCAVALKRFIDAHSVVPDLPVQVALRRFASVSVRSDDDPEAARALFRAVIAQAVTFHSPRDLRVIVCTKDIEGERWNWLKWLPHTHHPDELDHVGPVRMMHPSLAVLEDWLGAELTRRTRFNRAAEPEPDMPHLLVVIDGGLITGSEALLDPGGLQGVTVLDVDGRSAALTEAHGALLEIDADGTLSVRAGETTDILGTADALSAAEADALAGQLARFRADTATSGEGEDLTTAVNTLPALLGIPDPGHLDLETLWRPRPMRDRLQVPIGVSAEGGLLELDIKESAQNGMGPHGLLVGATGSGKSELLRTLVLGMAVTHSSDQLNFVLVDFKGGATFAGMAELPHVAAVITNLEDDLTLVDRMKEALSGEMNRRQEVLRDAGNLVSVRDYERARQRGAALPPLPSLFIVVDEFSELLAQKPDFADLFVQIGRLGRSLGLHLLLASQRLDEGKMRGLEAHLSYRVGLRTFSESESRTAIGVPDANHLPSAPGHGYLRTDTTTLRRFRAAYVSGPYRQGEDSGSAALGGGVTIRPFPARYVPVPAGLVPDEPEPEPSEPDDFADNEELGTTIIGVMVEQMTGQGAQAHQVWLPPLDVPEPLDALLTDLRERPGRGFGSSPATPPLQPVIGIVDRPFHQRRDPFTLDLTGAGGHIAIVGGPHSGKSTAVRSLIASLALRHTPEEVQFYCLDFSGTLFPFARLPHVGGVASRLDAEVVNRTVAEVLAIMESRETRFRDLGVDSMADYREARASGRVTDDPHGDIFLVVDGWAVLRQSYPDLEQLLMGTAGRMLTYGIHLVVTGNRWLDMRMGMRDLIGTKVELKLGDALDSEVDRKIQRTIPAGRPGRGITGEKLHFLTAMPRVDGVRSGSGVSEGVTDLIDRVERAWTGARAPRVRLLPTTLALTELPAAPTPGGITIGLEGNRLEPVVFTPGEEAGLIVIGDTESGKTGLLRSIAHQVVAAYPPDRGKLIILDHGMTMLREFDGPSLLGYSTTHERSMEILAGLAEGLKKRIPGSDVTPEQLRDRSWWTGPEIFVIVDDYDLVTTSAGNPLRYLLDNLPQARGMGFHIYLARQAGGASRAIADPIISRMKELNTPSILLSIPKDEMPIWGVKPAQRKKGRGLLMHRRLGNVPIQLVRTDSPLAAGDTPDGPHAPSTTTPSTPRNRS